From one Rosa rugosa chromosome 4, drRosRugo1.1, whole genome shotgun sequence genomic stretch:
- the LOC133706609 gene encoding protein ECERIFERUM 2-like, translated as MVAASTKNIHRLKSSMRLSSVVPGTVTGRKVHELTNVDLAMKLHYIKGVYFFNSDAVEGLTVFDLKKPMFIHLLPLYFVASGRIRRSETGRPFITCNDSGVRIVEARCDETVDEWLAMAVEDDSTFDDLAYNQALGETGLDSSPLVFIQFTWFKCGGMSVGISWANVLGDAFSASTFINHWGKAMAGLVPHNLHEPDRPAKSEPPLSVLPNLIPDSVKRVDSVGDLWFTPNNCKMKTHTFHVQAEKINHFLSNQRSKVSAFEVLSAIMWRALSKIKEDPKETRMVTLCSNKSREREFEFPSNGMVWGTVKADFWVAEAEVSELVELILNKREDENCMIEEMMGNNETAEKSSDFIVYGAKLTFVNLEEVEIYGLELKGQKPVYANYSIDGVGDEGVVLVLPGPECGKEGDGVNGDRSVTVVMPENQLAQLKVELKRNWSIA; from the exons atggTGGCAGCATCAACCAAGAACATCCACCGCCTCAAGTCCAGCATGAGACTGTCATCCGTCGTCCCAGGAACGGTGACCGGTCGGAAGGTCCATGAGCTGACCAACGTGGACTTGGCTATGAAGCTACACTACATCAAAGGGGTCTACTTTTTCAACAGTGATGCAGTCGAGGGGCTTACGGTGTTTGACTTGAAGAAGCCTATGTTCATCCATTTGCTCCCACTCTACTTCGTTGCCTCCGGGAGAATCCGAAGATCTGAAACCGGCCGGCCTTTCATCACGTGTAACGACAGCGGTGTGAGAATTGTGGAGGCTCGTTGTGACGAAACGGTCGATGAATGGTTGGCCATGGCTGTGGAGGATGATTCTACTTTTGATGATCTCGCTTATAATCAAGCACTTGGTGAAACTGGTCTTGATTCCTCTCCTTTGGTCTTTATACAG TTCACTTGGTTCAAATGTGGAGGAATGTCAGTAGGAATTAGCTGGGCAAATGTTCTTGGAGATGCATTTTCAGCCTCAACCTTCATCAACCATTGGGGGAAGGCCATGGCAGGTCTTGTGCCACACAATCTGCATGAACCAGACCGACCTGCAAAATCTGAGCCCCCACTTTCAGTACTTCCCAATCTAATACCAGATTCTGTGAAAAGGGTTGATTCGGTTGGCGATTTATGGTTCACACCCAACAACTGCAAGATGAAGACACATACTTTTCATGTTCAGGCAGAGAAAATTAACCATTTTCTCTCAAACCAAAGATCCAAGGTCTCAGCTTTTGAAGTACTCTCTGCAATCATGTGGAGAGCTCTGTCCAAGATTAAGGAAGACCCAAAAGAGACAAGGATGGTGACGCTTTGTTCAAACAAATCCCGTGAAAGAGAATTTGAGTTTCCAAGTAATGGGATGGTGTGGGGCACAGTTAAAGCAGATTTCTGGGTTGCAGAAGCTGAGGTCTCAGAACTGGTGGAGCTTATTTTGAACAAAAGGGAAGATGAGAATTGCATGATTGAAGAGATGATGGGGAATAATGAGACTGCGGAAAAATCTTCAGACTTCATAGTATATGGGGCAAAATTAACATTTGTGAATTTGGAAGAAGTAGAGATTTATGGGCTTGAATTGAAGGGGCAAAAGCCAGTTTATGCAAATTATTCCATTGATGGGGTTGGTGATGAAGGAGTTGTCTTGGTGCTTCCAGGGCCAGAATGTGGTAAGGAGGGAGATGGTGTTAATGGTGATCGATCTGTGACTGTGGTTATGCCTGAAAATCAACTGGCACAGTTGAAAGTTGAACTCAAAAGGAATTGGAGTATTGCTTGA
- the LOC133706704 gene encoding pentatricopeptide repeat-containing protein At1g08070, chloroplastic-like, with amino-acid sequence MRQLNQIHALLVKNPKPQVLNPWLGYLTNSSAPQNALFLYNQMLHHPTSHNHYTFTYALKACCLLHSPHKGQEIQAHVTKSGHISDTFIQNSLLHFYVIQSDIVSATRVFDSIPVPDVVSWTSMISGLSKCGFVEEAIVKFMSMDVKPNSTTLVTVLSSCSTLRALKFGKAVHGHCLRNFRERNLILDNAVLDFYLRCGSLAGARYLFVNMPKRDVVSWTIMVGGYAQRGFCEEAVKLFQQLLQGGEAEPNEATIVNVLSACSSICALSSGQQVHSYISTRRDLTANGNVGNALVNMYVKCGNLEMAISVFQSLEHKDIISWSTVICGMAMNGHGIHVLQLFSSMLVNGVSPDRVTFLGLLSACSHAGLVNQGLMFFNAMKKVYRIVPETQHYACLVDMYGRAGLLEEAEAFIKEMPTEADGPVWGALLNACKIYGNEEMVERIREGLRNSAGVSTGTYALLSNAYAKHDRWDDSNKVRDEMREMGLKAPPGRSWIEIGPSI; translated from the coding sequence ATGAGACAACTAAACCAAATCCATGCGCTGCTGgtcaaaaatccaaaaccccAAGTTTTAAACCCCTGGCTGGGATATCTGACAAACTCTTCAGCACCACAAAATGCCCTTTTTCTCTATAACCAAATGCTCCACCACCCAACTTCCCATAACCACTACACATTCACTTATGCTCTAAAGGCATGCTGCTTGCTCCATTCACCCCATAAAGGCCAAGAAATCCAAGCCCACGTCACAAAATCCGGTCACATATCTGATACCTTCATCCAAAACTCTTTGCTCCACTTTTACGTAATCCAATCTGACATTGTTTCTGCTACCCGCGTTTTTGATTCAATACCCGTACCGGATGTTGTTTCCTGGACTTCGATGATTTCGGGTCTTTCCAAGTGTGGGTTTGTGGAGGAAGCCATTGTCAAGTTTATGTCCATGGACGTGAAGCCTAATTCCACTACTCTTGTGACTGTTTTGTCTTCTTGTTCTACTTTAAGAGCTTTGAAATTTGGTAAAGCTGTTCATGGCCATTGTTTGAGGAACTTTCGGGAAAGAAATTTGATTTTGGACAATGCGGTGTTGGATTTCTATCTGAGATGTGGATCTTTGGCGGGTGCACGATACCTGTTTGTCAATATGCCCAAGAGAGATGTCGTTTCTTGGACTATCATGGTGGGTGGTTATGCACAAAGAGGTTTTTGTGAAGAGGCAGTGAAACTTTTCCAACAACTGCTGCAGGGTGGAGAAGCCGAGCCTAATGAGGCTACCATTGTCAATGTATTGTCAGCATGTTCTTCGATTTGTGCATTAAGTTCAGGCCAGCAGGTGCATTCCTATATCAGTACTCGACGAGATCTCACGGCGAATGGCAATGTGGGGAATGCCTTGGTCAACATGTATGTGAAGTGTGGAAACTTGGAAATGGCTATCTCAGTTTTTCAGTCCCTGGAGCACAAAGATATCATTTCATGGAGTACCGTAATATGCGGCATGGCCATGAATGGCCATGGCATACACGTGTTGCAGCTCTTTTCCAGTATGCTAGTCAATGGGGTGTCTCCTGATCGTGTAACCTTCCTCGGGTTGTTATCAGCATGCAGTCATGCTGGCCTGGTAAATCAAGGGTTGATGTTCTTCAATGCTATGAAGAAAGTTTACCGGATTGTCCCTGAAACACAGCATTATGCGTGTCTGGTCGATATGTATGGTCGAGCTGGGCTATTAGAGGAAGCAGAGGCTTTTATTAAAGAAATGCCAACAGAAGCTGATGGTCCTGTTTGGGGAGCGCTGCTTAATGCTTGTAAAATCTATGGGAATGAGGAGATGGTTGAGAGGATCAGAGAAGGCCTCCGCAATAGTGCAGGAGTGAGCACCGGAACTTATGCTCTGTTATCAAATGCTTATGCTAAACATGATAGGTGGGATGATTCTAATAAGGTTCGTGATGAAATGAGAGAGATGGGGTTGAAGGCACCACCAGGTCGTAGTTGGATTGAAATTGGTCCGTCCATCTAA
- the LOC133744361 gene encoding protein FAR1-RELATED SEQUENCE 5-like — MVSVLHCAEHNHDLSSPSKRRFFKSSRELPPHVKKRLATNDIAGIRPKKNFNSFVVEAGRHENLTFLEKDVRNFLDNVRHLRLGEADAAAIQKYFLKMQADNSNFFYIMDINEEGRLRNVFWADARSRAAYKEFGDVVTFDTTYLTNKYDMPFAPFVGVNHHGQSILLGCGLISHEDTDTFTWLFQSWLTCMSNHAPSAIITDQDKAMQRAIGIVFPFTRHRWCLWHIMKKIPEKLKGYKEKYESIKFSFQNIVYDSLNCDEFEDRWKVFVEKYNLQNNEWLLGLYEKRRRWVPSFVKDTFWACMSTTQRSESINAFFDEYVNSKTTLKQFVEQYENALRDKVEKQSLADFQSFNSKIPCFTMYNIEKQYHDAYTNAKFKEFQKELEGKMHCGISSSERNGTIIDITVDEDVKIDTEMRRVPFIVHFNEDIQV, encoded by the coding sequence ATGGTTAGTGTCCTCCATTGTGCTGAACATAATCATGATCTTAGTAGTCCAAGCAAAAGACGATTTTTTAAAAGCTCAAGAGAATTACCGCCACATGTTAAAAAGAGGTTAGCAACAAATGATATAGCTGGAATAAGACCAAAAAAGAATTTCAATTCCTTTGTGGTTGAAGCTGGTCGACATGAGAATTTAACATTCCTAGAGAAGGATGTGAGAAATTTTCTTGATAATGTAAGGCATCTACGACTGGGGGAGGCAGATGCTGCTGCTATTCAAAAGTATTTTCTGAAAATGCAAGCTGACAACTCCAATTTCTTTTATATAATGGATATAAATGAGGAGGGTCGACTAAGGAATGTGTTTTGGGCAGATGCAAGAAGTAGAGCTGCTTACAAGGAATTTGGTGATGTTGTGACATTTGACACCACATACTTAACAAATAAGTATGACATGCCATTTGCACCTTTTGTAGGTGTCAATCATCATGGGCAATCAATATTACTAGGATGTGGATTGATTTCTCATGAGGATACAGATACATTTACATGGTTATTCCAGTCCTGGCTTACATGTATGTCTAATCATGCTCCTAGTGCAATCATTACAGATCAAGATAAAGCAATGCAAAGAGCAATTGGGATTGTCTTTCCTTTTACACGACATAGGTGGTGCTTGTGGCATATAATGAAGAAGATTCCAGAGAAATTGAAAGGCTACAAAGAGAAATACGAGTCTATcaagttttcttttcaaaatattGTTTACGATTCACTAAATTGTGATGAATTTGAAGATCGTTGGAAGGTGTTCGTTGAAAAGTATAACCTTCAGAATAATGAATGGTTATTGGGATTATATGAGAAGAGGCGAAGATGGGTACCTAGTTTTGTGAAAGACACTTTCTGGGCATGCATGTCTACAACTCAACGTAGCGAGAGCATAAATGCATTCTTTGATGAGTATGTAAACTCAAAGACTACATTGAAGCAGTTTGTGGAGCAATATGAGAATGCTTTACGAGATAAAGTTGAGAAACAGAGTCTTGCAGATTTTCAGTCTTTCAATTCAAAGATTCCGTGTTTCACAATGTATAATATTGAGAAACAATACCATGATGCTTACACAAATGCAAAGTTCAAAGAGTTTCAGAAAGAGCTAGAAGGAAAGATGCATTGTGGCATATCATCATCTGAAAGGAATGGTACAATTATAGATATCACTGTGGATGAAGATGTAAAGATCGATACAGAAATGAGACGTGTCCCATTCATAGTTCATTTCAATGAGGACATACAGGTGTGA